AACAAGGCAGGAGGCAGGAGGTCACTGAGCGTAGCCGAAGTGAGGCAGAAGGCAAGAGGATTAGACTTGTTTCTTCCATCCATAACGGAAGCGAGCGCGTCCGTAAACAGCTTTTGTCAAAGTGGAAAAACCCAATCGCTAAAAGCTTTTCGCAGCTTTACTTTTCACTTTTTGGCTATAGATTTTAATTTATATTAGAAAATAAAGCCTCAAACCTTTGTGAAATAAAAGTTCCAGAGCCTGATTTAGATTATTGTTTTCTGAAAGTGACAGAAGCTGTTTACGAGCGATCGCCCGTAATGGATGTAAAGAAACAGAAATATTTCTTAGAAAAGGGATATTCATCAATAGTCAGCCTTTAGAGCTTTGTCTATGCTCAGAAAAGCTACCAAAAAAAGTTAGGAAATTAGTCAGTTGGAGGTAACTGTGTGAATATTGGCATTATCGGTTCAGGAAATATCGGAGGCAGTCTAGGTAATATCTGGGCAAAGAAGGGTCACAAAGTTATGTTTAGCGGCTCGCGCGATCGGCAGAAACTGCAAGAGGTAGCCAAGTCTGCTGGTGAAAATGCCAGCATAGGTAGTGTGGCAGAAGCGGCACAGTTTGGCGAAGTAATTCTCCTTGCTGTACCCTGGCTCGCAGTCGAAGACGCTCTTGCTTGTACCGGGACAATTGAAGGGAAAATCCTGATCGACAGCACGAACCCAATTGAGTCAAATTGTAGCGGTCTTTTGGTGGGATGGACAAATTCTGGCGGCGAAGAGGTAGCCAAGCATGTAAAAGGTGCTCGGGTTGTCAAGGCTTTCAACATTGTTGCAGCCAGCATATTTCAGAGCGAATCCCGGCTGTTTGGCTCGGAGCGAGCAGTCCTCTTCTACTGCGGTGACGACAAAGTAGCTAAGATCGTAGTCGCTTCTTTGATTGAAGACGTTGGGTTTGAGCCGATGGATGTAGGACCACTGAGCAGTGCACGCTTCTTAGAACCAATGGAACAATTGTATGAGCAAATTGTGAAGTCAGGTATCACGAAGGAATTTGCGTTCACGTTAGCCCGTCGTTGAAGAATTGATACTCCCCTCCTTGAAAGGGTATTTGTCAATCAAAAACTGCCATTGCTGTGCTAAATAGTGATTTTTTGTGATTGGACAACTCTTAACTTAAGGCTTCACCACTTACTAGCAAGACAGCCTAAAAATAGAAAATACTGACAGCATCTTGAAGGAGATAACTTATGAAGGCATATGTAATTAAAGACACATTTGGCATAGATTCTCTCATCTTTACAGAGCGACCTGAGCCAATTCCTGGCCCTAATCAATTGCTCATCAAGTTGCGGGCAGTTTCACTGAACGCCCGTGACTTGATGGTTGTGAAAGGCGTATACACTCCTATTAAACCCTTACCTCTGATTCCTGTCTCTGATGGTGTTGGAGAAGTGATTGCAGTTGGAGAAGGTGTTACGCGTGTAAAGATCGGAGACCGGGTGGCTAGCATTTTCATGCAGAAGTGGCTTGCTGGTAAACTGACAGCAGAAAAGGCTCAGTCGGACTTGGGCGGATCGCAAGATGGGATGTTAGTAGAGTATGCGGTACTGCATGAGGATGGCGTTGTGCATGTACCGGAACATCTGTCAGATGAGGAAGCTGCTACACTACCTTGTGCAGGAGTTACAGCTTGGCACGCCCTGATTACAGAGGGTGACGTGAAAGCAGGAGAAACTGTACTCTTGCAAGGCACGGGAGGCGTCTCTATGTTCGCCTTGCAGTTTGCCAAAATTGCAGGTGCACGTGTAATTGTGACATCAAGTAGCGACGAAAAGTTGGAGCGAGTACGTCAGTTGGGAGCTTCCGATGAGATTAACTACAAGCAGACACCGAACTGGGATGAAAAAGCCCGGGAACTTACCGGAGGCGTCGGTCTAGACCACATCATGGAAGTAGGCGGTGCTGGAACTTTTGCAAAGTCTCTGCGTGCAGTTCGTCTTGGTGGTCAGATTAGCTTGATCGGTGTTCTCACGGGTATGGCGGCAGATTTAAATATCGTCCCAATTGTTCAGCAGAACGTGCGGGTTCAGGGAATACACGTCGGTCATCGTGATATGTTCGAGGATATGAATCGGGCGATCGCACAGCATCAGTTACGACCGATAGTAGATCGAGTATTTTCCTTTGATGAGACACCTGAAGCATTTGAGTATATGGAAAAAGGTGCACACTTCGGCAAAATTTGTATCCGCTTTTAATGTCTTGAAAGAGTGTCGTTGTAGCGGTGGGTGAGGGCGCAATGGCGGTTCCATTTATCTACAGGACTTACGCACAGGTCACGGAAAATCAAACCACAGAGAACGCAGATAACACAGAGGAATAAGAGTTAGAGAGGTTTTTTGCGTAAGTCCTAATCTATTTTAGCAAGATTTAAGCATGATAGACTTACAAAGTTTACGCCAGGTGTCCCTCTTTGCGCAGTTAAATGATCAGGATCTCCACTGGTTAGCAGAACACGGTAGCGACCTATGGCTAGAACCAGGTAAGAAATTCCCAAAAGAAGGAGAGCGTGCTGATTATTTTTACGTCCTTTTAGAAGGCAAGCTTCGGATCACGAAAAATTTCGGCGGTCACGAGATGTATTTGGCTACTTACGAACCTGGAACCCCCTTTGGTGAGGTTCCTTTGTTTACAAACAAGCCTTACCTTGCTAGTGCTTGTGCTTTGCAGGAAAGCCATCTCTTCCGATTGAACAAAGACGCTTTTTGGGAAATGCTTACCAATCTTCCTTCGATTACCCGTAATCTTCTGAACATCATGGGGGAACGAATGCAAGTCCTAGAGTCAACCTCACAACAACGTGAAAAACTTGTTGCACTTGGCACGTTGGCGGCTGGTCTTGCCCATGAAATGAATAATCCTGCTGCTGCTAGTTGTCGAGCTGCCGAGCAATTACAAGAAACCCTTGAAAGGTTGTCATCATTCGCACTCAAGCTCAGTCAACAGCCGATAACTAAAGAGCAAATGGCGTATATTGTGAACTTACAGCACCACACGATCAAGCGTGCCACACCAGCGCCTTACATTGATTCACTAACACAGAGCGACCTAGAAAACGAGGTTGCAGACTGGCTAAAGACGCACAGCGTAGATGATGTATGGAAACTCACTCCAGCCCTAGTACAAGCTGGGCTAAACACTGAATGGCTAGACACTTTTGTAGAACATGTAACTGCCGACTTGTTAAGCGATGCCCTGAAATGGCTTGAGGCAACACTAACAGGAGTTGAACTTTTAAACGAAATCGAGCAAAGCACGACACGCATTTCTAAGCTAATCAAGGCGGTTAAGGATTACTCGTATATGGATCAGGCTCCACTACAGCAAGTGGATGTGCATGAGGGGCTGCAAAGTACGCTGGCAATTCTCGGTTACAAGCTTAAAAGAAGCGTGGTTGTAACCCGCGAGTACGATCTAAGCTTGCCCAGGATCTATGCTTATGGCAGTCAACTCAACCAAGTATGGACTAACCTAATTGATAATGCCATCAATGCGATCCAAGGAAATGGGCAGATTTGGATACGCACATCAAGAGAAAATGACAGCTTGCTAGTGGAGATTACCGACAATGGAGCCGGAATTCCGCCTGAGATTCATTCACGCATTTTCGAGCCATTTTTCACAACGAAGGGAGTGGGAGAAGGCACAGGTTTGGGTCTGCATATCGCCTACCGCATTGTTGTTACACACCATCAAGGTGACATCAGCCTCATCTCCCAACCTGGATGTACTTGTTTTCAGGTTCGCTTACCTATAGAACAATCACACTAGTAGTCTGCCAACCCAAAAATGTGCTTGTGAGGACTGGGAAAAGGGTAAGGGATTTAAACCCTTTCCCCCTTCCCCTTTACCCTTTACCCCGCCAAGTTCACTTGGCGGACTACTAGAACCACTGGCGCGATCGCTTATCAAATATCCAAAGTTTTATACTTCTGGAATAGCACCACAAAATACAACCTTGTCCCAAAAAATTGTCCCTTGTAACTATGTTTCATAACTTGTAGACTGAACGCATAGTCATGGCAAACGGATCTTAACTTAGAAACGCCCAATCATTAAGGATTGTAGACCTCAAAATATTTATCCTCATCTACCAATGTTTGAAGGGAGCAGTCTGAGCATTGCGATGGTTTATGTGACAACTTCCAACAAAAAAGAAGAGTTTGCCAGCGAGGATGAGCGCTTCTTTTTAGCTAATAACAGCATAAAGGAAGTTCTTGGTGGAAGCTTATAGCAGTTAGCAGTCAGTATTCAGCCTTAAACAAGCTGTTTGTCAGGTTGCAATGTATTTTTTTGAACTACGAAGAAAATTTCTGATACACAAAAAGGAGCAAGTTGAAAATGAAAGCATATGAAGTTCAAAATGTCGCTGGAGTGAATCAATTTAAGCGGACTGAACTACCACAACCAAGCCCCGGTTGTAGACAAGTCCTAATCAAAGTAAAGGCAGTTTCTATCAATGACCGAGATCGGATGATTGCCAAAGGTGTATATCCGTTCGCTTTAAGTTTGCCATTAATTCCTCTAAGCGATGGAGTGGGAGAAGTCGTAGCCTTGGGCGATGGTGTGACACGGGTAAAACTAGGCGATCGCGTCTGTGGAAACTTTGTCCAAAAATGGGTTTCTGGAGAACTAAGCGAGTGGATGACCAAGTTTACCCTTGGTTCGATATTACCGGGCTTGTTGGCAGAATATGCTGTTTTAGATGAAGAATCACTAGTGCAAGTACCAGAACACCTCACCGACGAAGAAGCTGCTACGCTACCCTCTGCTGCTCTCACCGCGTGGCACTCACTCTTGACAGAAGGGGGACTACAAGCTGGTGATACAGTTCTTTTACAAGGCACATCTGCTGTTTCACTGTTTGCTTTGCAATTTGCCCATTTTGCGGGTGCAAGAGTCATTATCACCTCCAGTAGTGACGCCAAACTGTCACGTGTCAAGGAGTTGGGCGCATCAGATGTCATCAACTACAAACAAACCCCTGATTGGGAGGAGCAGGTATTGCAGTTAACTCAAGGACGTGGTGTTGATTACGTAGTTGAAATGAGTGGTGGTGCTTCCTTGGCTAAGTCAATGCAAGTGGTACGTTTAGGTGGAACGATTCTCATGGTAGGAGCACAAGCGGTTTCAGATGCCGGAATTAATGCATTACAATTCATTCTCGGCCGCATCCGATTACGTGGCATTTTGACTCCTGGACATCGTGAATCTTTTGAAGCTATGAACCGTGCTATTAGCATCGCTAAACTCCGTCCTATCGTCGATAGTGTCTTTGAGTTTGAGCAAGCCCAAGAAGCGTTTGATTACATGAATCAAGGCAAGTACTTTGGCAAGATTAGCATTAGAGTGTAGGAAGTATAGCGGTTACTTCGGATTACTGCAAAAAACTGGGATGCTCCTGTGTTACTTAACTTTTTCATAAAAACCAAATTGGCATTATGATAAGAACCTCTGCACTATTTTCTAATCATTTAATTGGTGGTTGATATATTCTTCTAGTCTAAAAAGCAGAAATAAACTCATGAATGCTTTCAAAAATTGGAAAACCCTTAACTGGTCTGAATATGGTGCAGAGTTGGTGGGAACTGCTTTTAATCTCTTGATTGGATTCAGTATCATCACCTTCAATTTTGGCAAAGGCTTACCTATGGAGCATCTCATCCCGGCAGTGAGTCCTCGTTTATTAATTAATGGTGTGATCTTTGCTGGAAGTGGTGCATTATTTAGTATTTCACCTTTAGGTAAACTTAGTGGGGCGCACCTCAACCCATGTTTATCATTAGCGTTCTGGTTGCAAGGCAAAATGCATAAACATGACTTAATTGGATATATTTTTGGTCAATTTATTGGCGCTATTCTGGGCACATCTTTAGCATTAGCTTTGTGGAAAAATTATCTGGTCAGCGTCAATTATTGTATCACTTCACCTGGAATAGGTTATCCATTGTGGTATGTATTTCTAGCTGAAGTTTTCATGACATTTCTGTTAGTTCTGTCTATCTTTATCTTCTTGAGTCATCATCATTTATTGCGCTGGACACCTTTAATGGTATGGCTTCTAGTGGCAACTATGGTGTGGCTGGGAGCGCCCATTTCTGGTACTAGTTTGAATACAGCACGCAGCATTGGCCCTGCTTTATTAGCATGGTCTTGGCAAAACCAATGGCTTTATTGTATTGCATCTCCATTAGGAGCATTAGTTGCCGTAAAAATTTTTGACCTAATAGCTATGGGTGAACGCGAAGTCCTGACAGGGAAACTTTTTCATGTTCCCAACTATCGTTGTATTTTTAAAAATGTTAAAGTACCACATCTACCAAAGCATGGGTAAATTTAACCTAGAAACAACAAACTTGGTATCAAAGCTTGACTAGCAAAAAATCTGGCAGATATCCCTCTTCTATTACTTTCAACAGAGAATAATCTATAAGCTTGATTGGTTTCTACTTTCGTAACAAATAAGTCACAATTATACGATGCTGCAAAGTAGCTAGCGCGATCGCACAATTCCTCACTATATCTGAGGCTCACTAAAGGGAGGTATTTTTTCTCCTTCGAGTGACAAAACAGGGATATAGAAGAATTTAGTAGTCAAAAGTCAAAATTTGTAAAGAATCTAGTCAGATTGATAGATTCATTCAGCAAATATTTTCCTGATTCTTGAACTATTGTGACTTTTGAATTCTGACAAATATTCTTTTAGTTGAAAGTCATTTATCAACCTTAGAAAACATCAAAATACTCTAAAAGGAGAAAGTCAATGAAGAAACTAGAAGGTAAGGTAGCTTTAGTAACAGGTAGTAGCGGAGGAATTGGTCAAGCTATTGCTGTACATCTCGCTGAACAAGGTGCAGATGTTGTAATAGACTACCGCTCTCATCCTGAAGGCGCTCAAGAAACTCTGTCGAAGGTAGAAGCAGCTGGTAGCAAAGGTTTAACTGTTAAAGCTGATTTAAGTGTAATTAGTGATATTCGTCAACTTATAGACCAGGGTATTCAATACTTTGGCAAGTTAGACATTCTTGTGAACAATGCTGGTATTGATGGTAGAAATGCTGATTTCTGGAACATCACTGAAGCCGACTATGATGCAGTCATCGATCTCAACCTCAAAGGTACATTTTTTGCCACTCAAGCGATAGTGCAGCACTTCATAGAAACCAAGCGAACTGGCAAAATCATTAATATTAGCTCCACTCATGAGGAAATAGCATTTCCCCACTTCACTAAGCTACTGTGCCAGTAAAGGTGGCGTAAAAATGATGATGCGTAACCTAGCCGTTGAGCTTGGGCCTTTGGGAATTACAATTAACAACGTGGCTCCTGGAGCAATTGAGACACCAATCAATAGTAAGCTGTTAAATGACCCCGAAAAATTAGCAGCACTGTTAAAAAACATTCCCTTGGGTCGCTTAGGTAAGCCAGAAGATATCGCACCTATAGTTAGCTTCTTAGCCTCAGCCGATGCTGATTACATCACAGGCGCAACCTTCTATGTAGATGGAGGATTGAGCCGGAACTATCATGAGCAATAGGTAAGCTAGAACACTAGTAGTCTGCCAACCCAAAAATGTTAGGTGGAGGTTGGGTAAAGGTTAGTGGAGGTTGGGTAAAGGTTAAAGGGAAAAGGGTAAGGGATAAAAAACCTTTTCCCTTTCCCCTTTCCCCTTCCCCATGAATTACGAATTACGAATTGCTATACTCACTCCATGAGGTTGTATTGCTCAAGCCTGGACGGTGGCGGAAGTTCTTAGCGACTAGATAGCAACACAACCTACCACATAGAATTTTGAGTTTTAAGTTTTGCAGTCAGAGAAAAAGTATTATTTAAGACATTCAAAACAACCTTGTGCTAAAGATTTTTAATCCAAAATCCAAAATCCCTATGACTCAAGAAGAAGCAAGATTAGCAGCAGACCGCGATCGCACCGCTTATTGGAAACGATGGGGTTCTTACCTGAGTGAACGGCAGTGGGGAACAGTGCGCGAAGACTATAGCCCTAATGGTACCGCCTGGGAATTCTTTCCCCACGACCATGCCCGCTCCCGCGCCTATCGCTGGGGAGAAGATGGAATTGCGGGAATTTCCGATAATCATCAGCGACTATGTTTTGCGATCGCTCTCTGGAATGGTGAGGATGAAATTCTCAAAGAGAGGCTTTTCGGTCTTACAGGAAATCAGGGGAATCACGGGGAAGATGTTAAAGAATACTACTTCTACCTGGATAATACCCCGACTCATTCCTATATGAAATATCTTTATAAATATCCCCAAGCAGCTTTCCCATACAGTCAGCTCGTAGAAGAAAATCGGTGCAGAGGTCGCCAAAACTCGGAGTTTGAATTAATCAACACAGGTATATTTGACCAAGACCGTTATTTTGATGTATTTGTTGAATACGCCAAGGCTTCACCCGACGACATTTTGATTCAAATCACTGTGATTAACCGAGGACCGGAAGCAAAAACGTTGCATTTATTACCAACGCTTTGGTTTCGCAACACCTGGTCTTGGACTGGTAATCAACAAGAAAAGCCGTGGTTAAAAATTAGCCAATCTAACTCTGACCTCAGCACCATCGAAGCTTATCACCCCTCTTTAGAAACTCGATGGCTGTACTGTAATGAAACTCCAGAACTACTATTTACAGAAAATGAGACTAATAATCAAAGATTGTTTGGGGTCAACAATGCTTCGCCATACGTTAAAGATGGAATAAATAATTATGTAGTGAATGAGGAAAAAACAGGGGTCAATCCCAATCGGATCGGCACTAAATTTGCAGCTCGTTACCAATTAGAAATTGGTGCAGGCGAAACCAAGACAGTGCGATTACGATTAAGTGACGCGCAAAATTTAATTGCACCATTCGGTACGGAATTTGATACAGTTTGGCAACAGCGCCAGCGCGAGGCAGATGAATTTTATCAGCGAATTTGTCCGTTGCCAATGTTAGAAGACAGGCGGAATGTGCAGCGGCAAGCATTTGCTGGAATGTTATGGAGCAAACAATTTTACTACTATGTAGCCGACCAATGGCTAAAAGGCGATCCAGCTAGGCCGACGCCGCCAGCATCACGGCTCAATGGCAGAAACCATGAATGGTTTCATGTATTTAACGACGATGTACTTTCCATGCCCGACAAATGGGAATATCCTTGGTTTGCGGCTTGGGATTTAGCTTTTCATGTAATTCCGCTCTCGATGATTGATCCCGACTTTGCCAAGCTGCAACTGAGTCGCTTGACACGAGAGTGGTATATGCATCCTAACGGCCAGCTACCGACTTATGAATGGGCTTTTGGTGATGTCAATCCGCCCGTTCATGCCTGGGCAGCATGGCAGGTTTATCAGATTGAGCAAAAAATCTATGGTCGTGCAGATAAAAAATTTCTGGAGAGCGTCTTTCAAAAATTACTGCTGAACTTTACTTGGTGGGTTAACCGGAAAGATTTTGAGGGTAAGAATATCTTTCAGGGTGGCTTTCTAGGCATGGATAATATTGGTGTCTTTGATCGCAGTGTTCAACTACCAACTGGTGGATATCTGCAACAAGCAGATGGTACAAGTTGGATGGCGATGTATTCTCTGAATATGCTAACGATCGCCTTAGAATTAGCAAAAGAAAATTCTGCCTATGAAGATATCGCCAGCAAGTTTTTCGAGCATTTCTTGTACATTGCTGATGCGATGAACGGCGTTGGTGATGCCGAAATAGCGCTATGGGATGAAACTGATGGTTTTTACTACGATGCTCTACATTTACCAGATAGTCATCAATTCCCGATGAAAGTGCGATCGCTGGTGGGGCTAATTCCATTATGTGCCGTGAGCATTTTAGAATCAGAAACCTTAGATCAGCTCCCAGGCTTTAGAGAGCGGACGCAATGGTTTCTGAAAAATCGCCCCGATCTGACCCGAAATATTGCTTGTATGCAGAAAGAAGGTATCGGTGAGCGCCGACTGCTAGCGATCGCCTATCCAGATAAACTCCGTCGCATCCTAGAAAAAATGTTAGATGCAACAGAATTTTTCGGACCTTATGGTATTCGCTCTGTTTCTAAAGTTCATGCATCCGATCCTTACGTTTTAACAGTAGATGGCCGGGAGTATCGAGTTGATTATGAACCTGCTGAGTCTAGTACAGGGATGTTTGGCGGTAATTCCAACTGGCGTGGGCCAATTTGGTTTCCCATTAATTATCTACTCCTAGAATCACTACAAAAGTTCTATCGCTACTTTGGAGACGATTTCAAAGTTGAGTGTCCCACCGGTTCAGGTCAAATGATGACGCTCAAGGAAGTATCAATTGAATTAGCTCAAAGACTAATCCAAATTTTTCTCACAGATGCTTCTGGTAAACGACCTTTTTATGGTGGAACAGATAAATTTCAAACTGACCCAAATTGGCGTGACCTGATTCTGTTCAATGAATACTTTCATGGAGATAATGGCGCTGGTATTGGTGCTAGTCATCAAACTGGTTGGACAGGTTTAATCGCCAAATTAATCCAGCAATGTGCAGAACAGGTTTTGTCAGAATAAAACTTCGTTGTAATATCATGTCCGCATAATTAGTTATGCTAACCACAGTCATTGCACCCCACACGCCAGTCGCTCATGGGGGAAACCCCCAAGACCGCGCTGGCTCTCCTTAATCCCCTCCCCGCTTGCGGGGAGGGGAGACAAAGCGTAGCTTTGGCGGGGGTGGGGTTCTTCGGGTTTAATAAGCAATCAAGCGGACATGATATGACTCAATAATGGAAAATCAAGCTTTTTCTACTTGTGTGTACACCGTAGCCTTGCCATATTTAATATTTGAAAATGCTAGTCTTTACCTACTTATTTATTATCTAAAAAATACAAACATATCCCCAAAATTTAACCCTTGAAACTATACTATACACTCATTAATATTAACTCTTGTAAAGCAATTAATAGGCAATTAAATTTCCAGAATAGTTAGATTGGTGACTTATTTTTTCGCCAAGTTTACTCAACAATTGCTTAAACCTAATCAAGAAAAAGATGGAAGAGTAGATAATACAAGCTACAAGCATGTTTGAAGGCAATATTGTAATGAAAATTTCATGAGTTATTTAACATAAAAATAGCCATTAATAAATTGCTAAACACATCATTGCAAAACACAATAAAGAATTTTTTAGTGGCTAAAATAGTGCTAAATGACTCATCAGTAAAATACTGTCAGGACAGAAAGACAAATGACTTTAACTACAGATAGATATCAGGTTGAACTAGCAATACCTGATTACCAGTTAGAATCGGGATGTTCACATCCTTTCGGTGCAGTACCAGACAAAGATGGAGTAAACTTTTCCCTCTTTTCAGAACATGCTACCTCTGTGGAACTCTTATTGTTTGATCGGGATGATGCTCCGCAGCCAACAAAAATTATTCAGTTAAACCCAAAGATTAATAAAACCTTCCACTTTTGGCATATCTATGTTAGAGGGTTAAAAGCGGGCGCTCACTATGCTTATCGAGTTAATGGTAATCCTGATTTACACCGAGCAGGACACCGCTTTAATAAGAATAAGGTACTACTTGACCCTTATGCTAGAGGAAACACCAACACTCTTTGGCAGCGCAACGATGCTTTAGGGACAAAAGATAACGTGACTACATCTATGCGTAGTGTAGTTATTGATATATCTGATTATGACTGGGAAGGCGATCGCCCGCTCAATCGCTCAATGAGTGACACCATCATTTATGAGGTACATGTTGGCGGATTTACCAAATCATCATCTTCCGGCTGCAAACACCCCGGCACTTTTTCTGGGATCATAGAGAAAATCCCTTACCTCAAAGAGTTAGGAATTACAGCGGTTGAACTCCTGCCAATATTTGACTTTGACGAAAAGAACATTCTTCGAGAAGTCAACGGTAAGGAACTAAAAGACTACTGGGGATATAACCCCCACAGTTACTTTGCTCCAGAAGCTTCATATTGTGCTTTTCCTGATGTTGGAAATCATATCAGAGAGTTTCGAGATTTGGTTAAGGCTTTACACAAAGAAGGAATTGAAGTCATTCTAGATGTAGTCTTTAACCACACCGACGAAGGCAACCATGAAGGCCCAACCATCAGTTTCAAAGGACTTTTTAATGATATCTTTTATCACCTAGTGCATGGGGATAAGCAGTACTACATGGACTACTCCGGGTGTGGCAATACTGTTAATTGCAACCATCCCATAGTAGAAAAGTTAATTGTAGATTGCCTGGAATTTTGGGTGAAAGAGATGCATGTTGATGGTTTCCGCTTTGATGAAGCCTCCATCCTATCTCGTAGCCAAGACGGAGTACCAATGATCCATCCGCCAGTGATTTGGCACATTGAAACATCAGAAACACTAGCTGACACCAAAATCATTGCCGAGGCTTGGGATGCTGGTGGGCTTTATCAAATTGGCGATTTCCCTGGATATCGTTGGGCAGAATGGAACGGACGTTTTCGAGATGATATCCGGCGCTTTGTCAAAGGAGATCCTGGAATGGTTGGAGCAGTTGCTTGGCGACTAGCTGGAAGTGCTGACTTATATCAATCAAGCAGACATTTACCCATTAACAGCATCAACTTTATTACTTGTCATGATGGGTTCACCCTCAATGATTTAGTTTCGTACAACCACAAGCACAATGAAGCCAATGGTGAAAACAATCGGGATGGTGTCAATGACAATTTGAGTTGGAATTGTGGGGTTGAAGGAGAAACTGACAATCCAGAAATTGATGCATT
This portion of the Nostoc sp. GT001 genome encodes:
- a CDS encoding ATP-binding protein translates to MIDLQSLRQVSLFAQLNDQDLHWLAEHGSDLWLEPGKKFPKEGERADYFYVLLEGKLRITKNFGGHEMYLATYEPGTPFGEVPLFTNKPYLASACALQESHLFRLNKDAFWEMLTNLPSITRNLLNIMGERMQVLESTSQQREKLVALGTLAAGLAHEMNNPAAASCRAAEQLQETLERLSSFALKLSQQPITKEQMAYIVNLQHHTIKRATPAPYIDSLTQSDLENEVADWLKTHSVDDVWKLTPALVQAGLNTEWLDTFVEHVTADLLSDALKWLEATLTGVELLNEIEQSTTRISKLIKAVKDYSYMDQAPLQQVDVHEGLQSTLAILGYKLKRSVVVTREYDLSLPRIYAYGSQLNQVWTNLIDNAINAIQGNGQIWIRTSRENDSLLVEITDNGAGIPPEIHSRIFEPFFTTKGVGEGTGLGLHIAYRIVVTHHQGDISLISQPGCTCFQVRLPIEQSH
- a CDS encoding glucosidase, with translation MTQEEARLAADRDRTAYWKRWGSYLSERQWGTVREDYSPNGTAWEFFPHDHARSRAYRWGEDGIAGISDNHQRLCFAIALWNGEDEILKERLFGLTGNQGNHGEDVKEYYFYLDNTPTHSYMKYLYKYPQAAFPYSQLVEENRCRGRQNSEFELINTGIFDQDRYFDVFVEYAKASPDDILIQITVINRGPEAKTLHLLPTLWFRNTWSWTGNQQEKPWLKISQSNSDLSTIEAYHPSLETRWLYCNETPELLFTENETNNQRLFGVNNASPYVKDGINNYVVNEEKTGVNPNRIGTKFAARYQLEIGAGETKTVRLRLSDAQNLIAPFGTEFDTVWQQRQREADEFYQRICPLPMLEDRRNVQRQAFAGMLWSKQFYYYVADQWLKGDPARPTPPASRLNGRNHEWFHVFNDDVLSMPDKWEYPWFAAWDLAFHVIPLSMIDPDFAKLQLSRLTREWYMHPNGQLPTYEWAFGDVNPPVHAWAAWQVYQIEQKIYGRADKKFLESVFQKLLLNFTWWVNRKDFEGKNIFQGGFLGMDNIGVFDRSVQLPTGGYLQQADGTSWMAMYSLNMLTIALELAKENSAYEDIASKFFEHFLYIADAMNGVGDAEIALWDETDGFYYDALHLPDSHQFPMKVRSLVGLIPLCAVSILESETLDQLPGFRERTQWFLKNRPDLTRNIACMQKEGIGERRLLAIAYPDKLRRILEKMLDATEFFGPYGIRSVSKVHASDPYVLTVDGREYRVDYEPAESSTGMFGGNSNWRGPIWFPINYLLLESLQKFYRYFGDDFKVECPTGSGQMMTLKEVSIELAQRLIQIFLTDASGKRPFYGGTDKFQTDPNWRDLILFNEYFHGDNGAGIGASHQTGWTGLIAKLIQQCAEQVLSE
- a CDS encoding SDR family oxidoreductase, translating into MMMRNLAVELGPLGITINNVAPGAIETPINSKLLNDPEKLAALLKNIPLGRLGKPEDIAPIVSFLASADADYITGATFYVDGGLSRNYHEQ
- a CDS encoding NAD(P)-dependent alcohol dehydrogenase translates to MKAYVIKDTFGIDSLIFTERPEPIPGPNQLLIKLRAVSLNARDLMVVKGVYTPIKPLPLIPVSDGVGEVIAVGEGVTRVKIGDRVASIFMQKWLAGKLTAEKAQSDLGGSQDGMLVEYAVLHEDGVVHVPEHLSDEEAATLPCAGVTAWHALITEGDVKAGETVLLQGTGGVSMFALQFAKIAGARVIVTSSSDEKLERVRQLGASDEINYKQTPNWDEKARELTGGVGLDHIMEVGGAGTFAKSLRAVRLGGQISLIGVLTGMAADLNIVPIVQQNVRVQGIHVGHRDMFEDMNRAIAQHQLRPIVDRVFSFDETPEAFEYMEKGAHFGKICIRF
- a CDS encoding NAD(P)-dependent alcohol dehydrogenase — protein: MKAYEVQNVAGVNQFKRTELPQPSPGCRQVLIKVKAVSINDRDRMIAKGVYPFALSLPLIPLSDGVGEVVALGDGVTRVKLGDRVCGNFVQKWVSGELSEWMTKFTLGSILPGLLAEYAVLDEESLVQVPEHLTDEEAATLPSAALTAWHSLLTEGGLQAGDTVLLQGTSAVSLFALQFAHFAGARVIITSSSDAKLSRVKELGASDVINYKQTPDWEEQVLQLTQGRGVDYVVEMSGGASLAKSMQVVRLGGTILMVGAQAVSDAGINALQFILGRIRLRGILTPGHRESFEAMNRAISIAKLRPIVDSVFEFEQAQEAFDYMNQGKYFGKISIRV
- a CDS encoding NAD(P)-binding domain-containing protein; its protein translation is MNIGIIGSGNIGGSLGNIWAKKGHKVMFSGSRDRQKLQEVAKSAGENASIGSVAEAAQFGEVILLAVPWLAVEDALACTGTIEGKILIDSTNPIESNCSGLLVGWTNSGGEEVAKHVKGARVVKAFNIVAASIFQSESRLFGSERAVLFYCGDDKVAKIVVASLIEDVGFEPMDVGPLSSARFLEPMEQLYEQIVKSGITKEFAFTLARR
- a CDS encoding SDR family NAD(P)-dependent oxidoreductase codes for the protein MKKLEGKVALVTGSSGGIGQAIAVHLAEQGADVVIDYRSHPEGAQETLSKVEAAGSKGLTVKADLSVISDIRQLIDQGIQYFGKLDILVNNAGIDGRNADFWNITEADYDAVIDLNLKGTFFATQAIVQHFIETKRTGKIINISSTHEEIAFPHFTKLLCQ
- a CDS encoding MIP/aquaporin family protein, with translation MNAFKNWKTLNWSEYGAELVGTAFNLLIGFSIITFNFGKGLPMEHLIPAVSPRLLINGVIFAGSGALFSISPLGKLSGAHLNPCLSLAFWLQGKMHKHDLIGYIFGQFIGAILGTSLALALWKNYLVSVNYCITSPGIGYPLWYVFLAEVFMTFLLVLSIFIFLSHHHLLRWTPLMVWLLVATMVWLGAPISGTSLNTARSIGPALLAWSWQNQWLYCIASPLGALVAVKIFDLIAMGEREVLTGKLFHVPNYRCIFKNVKVPHLPKHG